The following are encoded in a window of Mycobacterium vicinigordonae genomic DNA:
- the garA gene encoding glycogen accumulation regulator GarA — translation MDSASGHDQGDEVTVETTSVFRADFLNELDAPAQAGTESSVSGVEGLPAGSALLVVKRGPNAGSRFLLDQAITSAGRHPDSDIFLDDVTVSRRHAEFRLEGGEFNVVDVGSLNGTYVNREPVDSAVLANGDEVQIGKFRLVFLTGPKGDDDGGSGG, via the coding sequence ATGGACTCAGCAAGCGGACACGACCAGGGCGACGAAGTCACGGTGGAGACGACCTCGGTCTTTCGCGCCGACTTCCTCAACGAATTGGACGCCCCCGCCCAAGCGGGCACCGAAAGTTCGGTGTCGGGAGTGGAGGGACTTCCGGCCGGCTCGGCGTTGCTGGTCGTCAAACGCGGACCCAACGCCGGTTCGCGCTTTCTGCTGGATCAGGCCATCACGTCTGCCGGGCGGCACCCCGACAGCGATATTTTCCTAGACGACGTCACCGTGAGTCGTCGGCACGCCGAATTCCGTTTGGAGGGCGGCGAGTTCAACGTTGTTGACGTCGGCAGCCTCAACGGCACCTACGTCAACCGAGAGCCGGTTGATTCCGCCGTACTGGCCAACGGCGACGAAGTTCAGATCGGCAAGTTCCGGTTGGTCTTTTTGACCGGACCCAAGGGTGACGACGACGGGGGATCGGGAGGCTAG
- a CDS encoding MerR family transcriptional regulator: MSAPDSPALTGMSIGAVLDLLRPDFPDVTISKIRFLEAEGLVTPQRAASGYRRFNAYDCARLRFILTAQRDHYLPLKVIRAQLDALPDGELPPIGSPYGVPRLVSVNNDDSTASSDAGAGSPIGARLSREALLERSGVDDALLSALLKAGVITTGPGGFFDEHAVVILQCARALADYGVEPRHLRAFRSAADRQSDLIAQIAGPLVKADKAGARDRADDLAREVAALAITLHTSLIKSAVRDVLQR; the protein is encoded by the coding sequence GTGAGCGCACCCGATAGCCCGGCACTCACCGGGATGTCGATCGGGGCGGTCCTGGACCTGCTGCGACCCGACTTCCCCGATGTCACGATCTCCAAGATTCGCTTCTTGGAGGCCGAAGGGTTGGTGACGCCGCAGCGCGCGGCATCGGGTTATCGCCGGTTCAATGCCTACGACTGTGCGCGGCTGCGCTTCATCCTGACCGCACAGCGCGATCACTACCTGCCGCTGAAGGTGATTCGCGCCCAGCTCGATGCCCTGCCCGACGGCGAACTGCCCCCGATCGGATCTCCTTACGGGGTACCGCGTTTGGTGTCGGTGAACAACGACGATTCCACCGCCAGCTCCGACGCAGGCGCCGGGTCACCCATCGGCGCACGGCTCAGTCGGGAAGCGCTGCTGGAGCGCTCCGGAGTCGACGACGCCCTATTGAGCGCACTGCTCAAAGCGGGGGTGATCACCACCGGGCCGGGTGGCTTCTTCGACGAACACGCGGTTGTGATCCTCCAATGTGCCCGTGCGCTGGCCGATTACGGTGTCGAGCCGCGGCATCTGCGGGCCTTCCGGTCCGCGGCCGACCGGCAGTCGGACCTGATCGCGCAGATCGCCGGGCCGCTGGTCAAGGCCGACAAGGCGGGCGCGCGTGACCGTGCCGACGATCTGGCCCGCGAGGTGGCCGCGCTGGCGATCACGTTGCACACCTCGCTGATCAAGTCCGCCGTTCGCGACGTTCTGCAGCGGTGA
- a CDS encoding bifunctional nuclease family protein, whose product MGEVRVVGIRVEQPQNQPVLLLRETDGDRYLPIWIGQSEAAAIALEQQGVEPPRPLTHDLIRDLIAALGHSLKEVRIVDLQEGTFYADLIFDRDIKVSARPSDSVAIALRVNVPIYVEESVLAAAGLLIPDEGDEEAGTAVREDEVEKFKEFLDSVSPDDFKAT is encoded by the coding sequence ATGGGTGAAGTTCGTGTTGTCGGCATTCGCGTAGAGCAACCGCAGAACCAGCCGGTTCTGCTGCTGCGCGAGACCGACGGTGACCGCTATCTACCGATCTGGATCGGCCAGTCGGAGGCCGCGGCTATTGCGTTGGAGCAGCAGGGCGTGGAGCCGCCGCGGCCGCTGACCCATGACCTAATCAGGGATCTTATTGCTGCGCTTGGGCATTCGCTCAAAGAGGTGCGCATCGTGGACCTGCAGGAGGGCACCTTCTACGCGGACCTGATCTTCGACCGCGACATCAAGGTGTCCGCCCGGCCCTCGGACTCGGTGGCGATCGCGTTGCGGGTCAACGTGCCGATTTACGTCGAGGAGTCGGTGCTGGCCGCTGCCGGTCTGCTGATTCCCGACGAGGGCGATGAGGAGGCCGGAACAGCCGTCCGGGAAGACGAGGTGGAAAAATTCAAGGAGTTCCTCGACAGCGTCTCACCGGACGACTTCAAGGCGACCTAG